Proteins from a single region of Chengkuizengella sediminis:
- the recQ gene encoding DNA helicase RecQ: MERLIYEKLKDVYGYTSFKQGQQEVVESILQKTDSVAIMPTGGGKSLCYQLPALIFEGTTFVISPLISLMKDQVDTLNNMGVSSTYINSSVSGKEMNKRLMNISQKKYKLVYIAPERLDSEAFVERLQNIQIPLIAIDEAHCISQWGHDFRPSYMNIYQMILKLPQKPVLAAFTATATSKVETDIIRNLKLQKPHITKTGYARNNLSFSVLKGVHKQDFLQTYLRDRTEESGVIYASTRKEVDQCYENLKKMGFSVEKYHAGLTEKERKTNQDRFLFDDIKIIVATNAFGMGIDKSNVRFVIHLNLPKNIESYYQEAGRAGRDGEPGECILLFSPQDIITQKYLIEQSEKDDNYKAKEYSQLQQMIDYCHTSSCLQQYIVRYFGDQSYDICHKCSNCKDDREVTDITNEALKVISCVKRMRERFGVTLTAKVLKGSADSKVKQFKFDQLSTYGLMKEKKEKEIIQLIQLLLADGFLELTESKFPIVRLNNKSIQVLKGEEKVFQKVQIITKKEKSFNYDKELFEVLRNLRKQIADEENLPPFTIFHDASLVEMCEVRPNNEVAFLAIKGVGQAKFQKYGERFIKCLTEFQNSITG; the protein is encoded by the coding sequence ATGGAACGTTTGATTTACGAAAAACTAAAAGATGTATATGGATATACTTCATTTAAACAAGGGCAGCAAGAAGTGGTGGAAAGTATTTTACAAAAAACTGACTCTGTAGCTATTATGCCAACAGGAGGTGGTAAATCATTATGTTATCAGCTGCCAGCTTTAATTTTTGAGGGAACAACCTTTGTCATCTCTCCCTTAATCTCATTAATGAAGGATCAAGTAGATACTCTAAACAATATGGGAGTCTCTAGTACATATATTAATAGCTCTGTTTCAGGGAAAGAAATGAACAAGCGACTGATGAATATTTCACAAAAAAAATATAAACTCGTATATATTGCACCTGAGAGGTTAGATTCAGAAGCATTTGTAGAGCGACTTCAAAACATACAAATTCCTTTGATTGCTATTGATGAGGCGCATTGTATTTCACAGTGGGGGCATGATTTTAGACCAAGTTATATGAACATTTATCAAATGATTCTCAAATTACCCCAGAAACCAGTACTCGCAGCATTTACGGCTACAGCTACAAGCAAAGTTGAGACAGATATCATACGTAACTTAAAACTACAGAAACCGCACATTACAAAAACAGGTTATGCAAGAAATAATCTTTCTTTTTCCGTTCTAAAAGGGGTTCATAAGCAAGACTTTTTACAAACTTATTTGAGGGATCGAACAGAGGAATCCGGGGTGATTTACGCTTCTACTCGTAAAGAAGTAGACCAATGTTATGAAAATCTAAAGAAAATGGGTTTTAGTGTAGAAAAATATCACGCTGGTTTAACCGAAAAAGAGCGAAAAACAAACCAAGATCGTTTTTTGTTTGATGACATTAAAATCATAGTAGCTACAAACGCCTTTGGTATGGGAATTGACAAATCAAATGTTCGTTTTGTCATTCATTTAAATTTACCAAAAAATATTGAGTCTTATTATCAAGAAGCTGGACGAGCAGGTAGAGATGGGGAACCTGGGGAATGTATTTTATTATTTTCACCTCAAGATATCATTACACAAAAATATTTGATCGAACAATCTGAAAAGGATGACAACTATAAAGCAAAGGAGTATAGTCAGCTACAGCAAATGATCGATTATTGCCATACAAGTAGCTGTTTACAACAATATATCGTTCGTTATTTTGGAGATCAGTCCTATGATATCTGTCATAAATGCAGCAACTGTAAAGATGATCGAGAGGTAACGGACATCACAAACGAAGCTTTAAAGGTGATTTCTTGTGTTAAAAGAATGAGGGAAAGATTTGGAGTCACTTTGACAGCTAAAGTATTAAAAGGTTCAGCTGACAGTAAAGTAAAGCAATTTAAGTTTGATCAATTATCCACATACGGTTTAATGAAAGAAAAAAAGGAAAAAGAAATCATCCAACTCATCCAATTGCTCCTCGCAGACGGGTTTTTAGAACTGACAGAAAGTAAATTTCCAATTGTCAGGTTAAACAATAAATCCATCCAGGTGCTGAAAGGTGAAGAAAAAGTATTTCAAAAAGTGCAGATCATTACAAAAAAAGAAAAGTCCTTCAATTACGACAAAGAATTATTCGAAGTACTGCGAAATTTAAGAAAACAAATTGCGGATGAGGAAAATCTTCCACCATTCACAATTTTCCATGATGCATCATTAGTAGAAATGTGTGAGGTACGCCCTAATAATGAAGTTGCATTTTTAGCAATAAAAGGTGTAGGACAAGCAAAGTTTCAAAAATATGGGGAGAGGTTTATTAAGTGTTTAACTGAATTTCAAAATTCAATAACTGGGTAA
- a CDS encoding TlpA family protein disulfide reductase, producing the protein MNKNGIWWVIIIFVVGVLFILANGLRGVEVPDIGEAAYDFELSSIDDEIYRLSDFKGQYVVLNFFATWCYPCQEEEPELEKFHQKYGEEYPLLIIDRSEPKSRILEFKEEYDSTTTYLMDKDDKVSQYYGVRGQPETFIISPEGILLEKIIGPTTSEDLTNKIYLAMLNNK; encoded by the coding sequence TTGAATAAAAATGGAATATGGTGGGTCATTATCATTTTTGTTGTTGGTGTATTGTTTATCCTAGCAAATGGGCTTAGAGGTGTTGAGGTGCCAGATATAGGTGAAGCTGCTTATGATTTTGAGTTGAGCTCTATAGATGACGAAATATATAGGTTATCTGATTTTAAAGGTCAGTACGTTGTTTTAAACTTTTTTGCAACATGGTGTTACCCCTGCCAAGAAGAGGAACCAGAATTAGAAAAATTCCATCAAAAATATGGGGAGGAATATCCTCTCCTTATAATTGATCGAAGTGAGCCGAAGAGTAGAATTTTAGAATTTAAAGAGGAGTATGATTCTACAACAACCTACTTAATGGATAAAGATGATAAGGTTTCGCAATATTATGGTGTTAGGGGACAACCAGAAACATTTATTATTAGTCCAGAAGGGATCTTACTAGAAAAAATAATTGGACCTACAACGTCTGAGGATTTAACTAACAAAATTTATTTAGCTATGTTAAATAACAAATAA
- a CDS encoding CcmD family protein: MSYLFAAYMVIWILLAGYLMILGKRQQKINKEIEFIRELENTQ; the protein is encoded by the coding sequence ATGAGCTATTTATTTGCTGCTTATATGGTGATCTGGATTTTATTAGCAGGTTATTTGATGATTTTAGGTAAACGTCAGCAAAAGATAAATAAAGAAATTGAATTTATTCGAGAGCTTGAAAATACTCAGTGA